One Dictyoglomus thermophilum H-6-12 DNA window includes the following coding sequences:
- a CDS encoding endonuclease Q family protein, giving the protein MRFIADFHIHSRYSRATSKDMNLEGLSKWAKIKGISLLGTGDFTHPLWFQELKENLKEENYGIYSYNHTYFILTSEISFIYSQNKKLRRIHLIIFAPSLEIAFKINKILGKFSDLSVDGRPTIGKSMLEVLPLLWEISEDIHIIPAHAWTPWFSLFGSNSGFDSIEEAFGEYTDKIFAIETGLSSDPPMNWRLSSLDKISLISNSDAHSPSKIGREANMFDCNMNYKEIFDAIKSQDKNRFLFTIEFFPEEGKYHYDGHRNCNISLHPKESIKLKNICPVCKKTLTIGVLHRIEILADREEGFTPPNRIPYVNLVPLEEIIAQAINKDPSSPYVQKEYMRLIENLGDELSILLYRDISDIAKVSERVAMGIKLMRDKKISIKPGYDGVYGKIEIFNNEERQISLF; this is encoded by the coding sequence TTGAGATTCATAGCAGATTTTCATATACATTCAAGATATAGTAGGGCCACAAGTAAAGATATGAACTTAGAAGGGCTTTCAAAATGGGCAAAGATAAAAGGTATTTCCCTTCTTGGAACTGGAGATTTTACTCATCCCTTATGGTTTCAAGAATTAAAAGAAAATCTAAAAGAAGAAAATTATGGAATTTACTCTTATAACCATACCTACTTTATATTAACTTCTGAAATAAGTTTTATATATTCTCAAAACAAAAAGCTAAGGAGAATTCACTTAATAATCTTTGCTCCAAGCTTAGAGATTGCATTTAAAATTAATAAGATCTTAGGCAAATTTTCTGATCTTTCTGTGGACGGAAGACCTACTATCGGAAAATCAATGTTAGAAGTTTTACCACTACTTTGGGAGATCTCTGAGGATATTCATATCATTCCAGCCCATGCCTGGACTCCTTGGTTCTCTCTCTTTGGTTCTAATTCAGGATTTGACTCTATTGAAGAGGCTTTTGGAGAATATACTGATAAAATCTTTGCCATTGAAACAGGCTTAAGTAGTGACCCTCCTATGAATTGGAGATTAAGCTCCCTTGATAAGATATCTCTTATTTCGAATTCTGACGCTCATTCACCAAGCAAAATTGGGCGAGAGGCAAATATGTTTGACTGTAACATGAATTATAAAGAGATCTTTGATGCCATAAAAAGCCAAGATAAAAACAGGTTTTTGTTCACTATTGAGTTTTTTCCTGAAGAAGGTAAATACCATTATGATGGACATAGGAACTGTAATATATCCTTACATCCAAAAGAAAGTATAAAACTAAAAAACATATGTCCAGTATGCAAGAAAACTCTCACCATAGGAGTACTACATAGAATAGAGATTCTTGCAGACAGAGAGGAAGGATTTACACCTCCCAATAGAATTCCTTATGTTAACTTAGTCCCCTTGGAAGAAATCATAGCTCAAGCTATAAATAAAGATCCATCTTCCCCATATGTTCAGAAGGAATACATGAGATTAATAGAAAATCTTGGCGATGAATTGAGTATCCTTCTTTATAGAGATATTTCAGATATTGCTAAAGTATCAGAAAGGGTAGCTATGGGTATAAAACTCATGAGAGATAAAAAAATCTCTATAAAACCAGGATATGATGGAGTATATGGAAAAATAGAAATATTTAATAATGAGGAAAGACAAATTTCCCTCTTCTAA
- a CDS encoding DUF4032 domain-containing protein — MRFFRGIFRKRHLKSFDEKLKEENFIGWRDLGYQTIEVDKIVGSVGRYRDFDEEFRPLKGSSKSRLQELENAILRGKILPPIEVYKIKDEYYVVDGNHRVAVAKKLGQKEIDAHVIEYIPAETNMENILYRERSDFELITGLKGIVLTEIGQYRKLLNQILEHKYYMSEKRGEEVGIKEAARDWYKNIYLPIVEKIRKEKLLEAFPGRTEADLYVYISDHKWLESQKKGYDIGFDKAIEEFKNLVPGTTLKDKILDLFRI, encoded by the coding sequence ATGAGATTTTTTAGAGGAATATTTAGAAAAAGACATTTAAAAAGTTTTGATGAAAAGTTAAAAGAGGAAAATTTCATAGGTTGGAGAGATCTTGGTTATCAAACCATTGAGGTTGATAAAATTGTGGGAAGTGTGGGAAGATATAGAGATTTTGACGAGGAGTTCAGGCCATTAAAGGGAAGTTCAAAAAGTAGATTGCAAGAGCTTGAAAATGCTATATTAAGAGGAAAAATTCTTCCTCCAATTGAGGTTTACAAAATAAAAGATGAGTATTATGTGGTTGATGGAAACCACAGGGTGGCTGTGGCGAAAAAGTTAGGGCAAAAAGAGATAGATGCTCATGTAATAGAATATATTCCTGCAGAGACCAACATGGAGAATATATTGTATCGTGAGAGATCAGACTTTGAATTAATAACAGGTTTAAAAGGTATAGTTCTTACAGAGATAGGGCAGTACAGAAAGCTTCTTAATCAAATTTTAGAACATAAGTATTATATGAGTGAGAAGAGGGGAGAGGAAGTTGGTATTAAAGAGGCTGCAAGAGATTGGTATAAAAATATATATCTACCAATTGTGGAAAAGATTAGAAAAGAAAAACTCCTTGAAGCTTTCCCAGGAAGAACAGAAGCGGACTTATATGTTTATATATCAGATCATAAGTGGCTTGAGAGCCAAAAGAAAGGGTATGATATAGGTTTTGATAAAGCAATAGAAGAATTTAAAAATCTTGTTCCTGGTACTACTCTTAAAGATAAGATTCTTGATCTTTTTAGGATTTAG
- a CDS encoding metallophosphoesterase family protein, translating to MKILALADIESPNFYERFDISPYRGVEGVISCGDVMPELLTYIATMLNVPVFYVHGNHDEIYLKRAPEGCENIDGRLVEFKGKRILGLGGSIRYSEGRFQFTEKEMEKRIRRLYFKLRKGVDIVVAHSPPAGIHETGDFAHRGFKAFLQLIMKYQPKYFLHGHTHMNYVYNSKRITEVGKTKVINCSGIILLELEE from the coding sequence TTGAAGATTTTAGCCCTTGCAGATATAGAATCTCCTAATTTTTACGAAAGATTTGATATAAGCCCATATAGAGGGGTGGAGGGGGTAATATCTTGCGGGGATGTTATGCCCGAGCTCTTGACCTATATTGCTACTATGCTTAATGTCCCTGTTTTTTATGTCCATGGAAATCACGATGAGATTTACTTAAAACGTGCTCCTGAGGGTTGTGAAAATATTGATGGGAGATTAGTTGAATTTAAAGGTAAGAGAATTTTAGGGCTTGGAGGTTCTATTAGGTATAGTGAGGGTAGATTTCAATTTACAGAAAAGGAGATGGAGAAAAGGATAAGAAGGCTTTATTTTAAACTGAGGAAAGGCGTAGATATCGTAGTTGCTCATTCTCCCCCTGCTGGAATTCATGAAACAGGAGATTTTGCACACAGAGGTTTTAAGGCTTTTCTTCAATTAATTATGAAATACCAACCAAAATATTTTTTGCACGGTCATACTCATATGAATTACGTTTATAATTCCAAAAGAATCACCGAAGTTGGAAAAACTAAGGTTATAAATTGCTCTGGAATAATATTATTGGAGCTTGAAGAATGA